TTATAATATTCGCCAGCTCCGAGCGCTAAATTACCATCAACTGATTTTCCAGCAATTAACACCACTGGTTTATCGTTGTTAATAATTGCCATCGGCGCCGAACCAATTTGGGGAATCGGGTTTCAGAATGCTCAAATACAAATAAAAGCATACAGAAAAGGAACAAAACAAATTGCCACAAACTTAATGACCCTTTTTCTGCTACTAAAAACACGTTCTCTAAACTCGGCCTGAACAGTATCTAGATATCCTTTCATAATTTTCTTCCTCTCTTAATTAAATTATTTAGTACACAATATTTAATATATCACTTCTAAAAAGTTTGTCTAGGTTAATACCCAGAAAGTTTTAAAAAATTTAGGAATAATTCTTGCAAATTAGGGTAAATTTTATAAAATTATCAAATGGACTAAATTAGACATTTATAGCTGACTCAACAACATTCTTGGCCAAAAAGAAAAAAACATAAATAATACTATAATGTGTATTATTTATGTTACAGTTTTGCTAATCTTCATGGACTTCGGAATCTTCGGCTGCTTCTAATTCACTATAACGTTCAAAGATAATATTTAATTCCTCTAGCATATGCAGCGCATCCTGGCGGTTAGGGTTATCCGTTCCGGCATGTAACGCTTTATTTCGTACTAGATAACTTCGTAATTCATTCCGAATTTCTTTTGAAGTATATTTTCAATCATCAACAACTTCAAATTCAGCATCCAGTTTTGCTTGTAACTCGGGACGAGTTTGCATTCTTTTCAAGTATTTGTGACGATAGTATGTGAAATACCATAATGTTCCAAACCCAGCGGAACTTCCAACAAAGGCTAGTTCAATCACCGTTCCAATTAAATGGCTTTCAAATTCATCACCCTTAGCAGTTACCACCCCACTAATTAATGAGTAGTAGTGCCATGCAAAGGCAAATGCTAAGATTACAATAATAATTGGGAACGCTACTCACTCTCAAACTTGCATTTTAACTTTTTTCGTTGCTGCTAATTTTAAAGTAACAGCGACAACCATCCCATAAATAAAGATAGTAATTGCTGAAGAAGCTTCGGTTAAAGAAGAAATATCAAATGGTTGTTTATAAGTCATTGCTTGTTCAACAGTACACATAAAACCAAATTGATGAGTTAACGAAGCGCCCTTAACAATATCCGGAATTGCTAATCAAATAAAGATCATCAAGGCCGTAATTGTTAAGTTTAACAAACTAGCCCGCACCGGAAGGCCATCTTTATTTAATTTACGTAGCCGATCTGGTAAAAATCCTTCTTTCGATAGTGGTTGTAAACTCGTTCCTCCATATAATGCATTCTGCATCGCGACATTCATCTTTAACGCAAAAGCACTTAAGATCATAATAATCGGTCCCCCATATAAGATGACCTTATTGGAGAACTTGTTCCAACTTCCCATGTTCATATTTTGCACAAATTCATTAAAAGCGGCAAAGAAGATAATTGAAATTACAATATAGAAAATCGTACTAATTAACATAATTAGAATAATTCCTCGGCTAATATTTTTTTCCGGTTTCGAAATATTCCGCCCGGCTGTTGAGAAAACCTCAAATCCGGCAAAGAAGAAGAAACATGAATTAAAGGCCTTTACAAATCCTCCTAATGAGAACTTACTATTTTGCGACCAGTAACTTAAATTGTCCCCCCCATTTTGACATGCTAATACTAGCCCAGCCAAAATTAAGAATCCTGCAGTAATTCATTTAATAACTCCAGTTCCACTTGCTAATTTTTTATATAATTTCATTCCCCCAAAAATTACTAATGCGGCAGACATGTAAATTACAATTCCGATTAAATCTAATCATAAATCACCGAATGCCCCCCAGTCCGCGGCATACCACGGTACTGTTACACTACCATCAGGGTTAACTGTTGAAATTCAGTCGGCTCCAAAAGTACCACGAATTAACATCATAACTTGAATTGTAATTAAAAACGGTAATGAAATATATTGCATAAAAGCAATAAAAATTCCTCAGAACTTTCCAAAACTAGTTCGCACATAAATATATGATGCCCCGTTGTTATCGGAATGGTGGACTCTCGCCATTTTGGCAAAAGCTCAGGCACAAATCCCGGCAATTAATCCTTCCACTGCAAATAACCAAATCACATGGATTCCAATTGAATCTGGTTGGTTAATATTTGAAAGAATGGCAAAGTTTCCAATAAACCCGATTCCAACAGTATAGTTAAATCCCAGTCAGACAAAATCAGCTAAACTAAATTTCTTAGTTTCTTTTTTTTGTTTAACCATAAAAAACTTTTTTACTCCTTTCCAGTTGTATTATTCTCGCTTACACCAACATTCTTAATATAAAAATATTATAAATAACATTACTATTAAGAAAAATTCTACTATTTTTTTCAAAATAATATGCTTTTTATTATAACCAAAAATAACGATAATGCAAATAAAATTAACAATTTTTTTGAAAATAATTATAGATTTTTATTTCTCTGCTGTTTTCTTAGAAAATGATTGCTTGTTAAAAGGCCAGAAGAGAATAATCATAGCAAATTGCTAGGATTAAGATAAAAATCAAAATCAAATAATATTTTCTTGAACGGTTATTAAAACTATTAGTTGCCAATCATCTTACTTTTGTCATTTCATCACCTGACCTTGTAAAAATGTCTTCATGGGGGTCTTGTTCAGGAAAATTAATGCTAATTTTGTTAAGATTGTCGGAGTTACTCGATGGTTTGCCCTGACAACTAAATTTTTTTCGCGAATTTTTTGTTAAAAAAGTTCTTAAAATACTAATTGGTAAAACAATGAAACCTTCTGTTCATGATATTTTTTTAATATATGGATTATTTTCTAACTGCGACTTTTGAAATAAGCCTGCATTTCCCCCGTTACATTCAAAATACAATAATAAATCCAGATCAGTAATTCGTTGTTTAGTATAATCTCACTCAACTTTTAAAAAAATTAAATCCTCTTTGTTATTTCAGTAAAGATCATTATTTTTAATTTGCTTAATAAAACGATAATATCTTTTTTTACAATTTGAACAAAGAAGTTTAATAATTGGTTGATTATTAATCATCTTCCTCAGCACTCCTTTTAAAACAATATCATGTTTTAAGTTCAATAGTTTTTTCATTTATTCTTTGTTCAGGGTTTTACTGATTCAATTTTTGGAAATATTAGGTTGTTATGATTTTAAAATAGTTTTTTCTTGTAATTTTTATTAATTAATTAAAATTTGTTTTCAATAATCAGTAGCAGTCGCAATATTTTTACTTTTTTGGCTTTTTAAATTGGCATAGACGTTAAAAAATGATTGGTGGTGTTCTCACTTAATTCCTAAATAGTTGCTAACAAAAATTAGCTTGTCTAGTAAAAATTTTCAGAGGTTTAAAAGCAAAAAATACATAAAATTAAATAGTTGAATAATTAATAATATTATTAATTCAACTGCTCCAATTATCAAAACAGTATAAAAACTACTATTGAAAATTCCCAGGTCTTTTAAATTTCAGTACATGTTAACTAAGAAATGAATGATTAGTAATTTAATTAAAGCATTATGTTCTAATAGTAAATATAAATAAAAGATAAAAATTAAAGAACCAATTAAATAACCAACCCCACAGATGTTTTGAAAAATAATACTACCAAAAAACTTTTTGTGTTTTGATAAATTGGGCATTTTGGCTAATAATCGGTGTAGAAACAATCGAAACGCACGAAAAAATTGTTCAGTCAACACAAAAAAGACTGTCACAATAAATATCCAAGATAAAATTAAGCCATTAAAAGACGTAAAAATAGTGGTCCATAACATCATCGTTTCATTCCTTAACATCGTAGTTTTTTCGTTGTTTGTATGCTAATACGTTTATTATACACTAATTATTTTTTGTATACAAAAAATAAAAACCACCCCGGGCGGAATGGTTAACTTAATGATGAAAGTTAATGTTAATATTTTTGGGTTTAATTTTTAAAGTATAATCTAATTCTTTTTTAATTGCATCATATAATTCTTGCGCTAAGACTGGTAAGTTTTCAGCTTGTAAAACCTTTCCGCTTACAAAAATGTGTAAGAAGTTATCTTCATAAATTCGACACTTAATTTGATCGGCAAAGAACTGTTCAGTCATATCCCGTAAAGCGTACGAAACAATTTTGCGAATCACTAATAAACTAACATTTAAATTACCGCGATAATTCTTATCAATTAATAATAAAGTATTATTATCCATCATTTCAAACTCCTTAATTATGCGCGACCCGCATATTTACCATCACTGGTATTAATACTAATGATTTCCCCTTCTTTAATAAACAAGGGAACTTGCAATTCCCAGCCAGTTTCCACAATGGCTTTTTTCATTGCTCCCGAAGAAGTATCACCTTTCACGGCCGCTTCTGCTTCAATAACTTGTAAATCAATTTTATCAGGAAGAATAACTCCTAAGACTTCTCCTTCATATTTGGTAACACTAGCAGTTACCCCTTCTTTGAAAAAGTTTTTTTCTCAAGTTAAGCGTTCACTCGGAATTTCAACTTGGTCATAAGTTTGACTGTCCATAAAAACTAGGTTAACCCCATCATCATAGAGATATTGCATCTCAACTTTATCAATCATTGCTTTTTCAACCTTATCACCACCCGTAAAGGTAATCGAAGTAGTAGCCCCGGTGCGTAAATTCTTGGCTTTGGTTTTAACATGGGCTTGTCCTCGCCCTGATTTTGAATGTTGGGCTTCAATTACAACATAAATATTACCTTCATATTGAAAAGTCACCCCTGGTTTAAAGTCATTTACATTAATCATATCTTTTTCCTTTCTTGGTAATTAATATCAATGGCAATTATTAAATCTCTCCTAATTATAAACTATTAAGTGCTTTTCGCCAACCAAAAATGAGTTATTTAATTGGGAGATCAATAATTTTAGCATCCCGATTTTCTGATAAAAAGTTATCTTTAATTAAAGCATTATATTTGGCAAAGATTTCATCTTGTAAAATTCGTCATTTAATTTTTTGCTTTTTATTATTAGTATTCATCATTTTAAATTCCCGTAAGACTTCTCTTCGTAATTTTTGGTATAATTTTTTATCAATATCTAATAATTCTAAGCGAATGTAATTATTAAAGAAGGTTAAAATTAAGGCACTCACTGGACCCGAGAAAAATGCCATTAAGATGGTAGCATAACTAATCCACGAGTATAAATGGTTTAAGCGGTCTTGTAAAGGATAATTGCCCAGAAATAATAACCCAACACCTAAGACAATTAGCATACTATCAACAGCAATCCGACAGGCCGGATATGGTAAACGTGTAATTTGCGATAATTCCGATGATAACCCATTATAAGGTCCCGGGAGCATTTTGGTTGCCACAATAATTCCTAACCCCAAACAAAAGGCTAAATAACTAGCTCATAAAATTCAACTTCGTACTCATTCATTTCAGATGGCTTCGTTGCCGGTCATATTAGTTGGATCAATTGGTTTAATATTTCAATCGGGATTAATAATTCAAATATTAAGTTTCACTGCTAATGGCCATAAGAAAACCGGAATTAAATCTAGAATAATTTTAATAATTTCATCAAAAATAATATTTAAAGTTAAGATTTTTTGTTTCTTAAATTGAAAAATTTTAATTGTTTTAAAGAGAACAACGACTAGTCAAAAACAAGTATAAATAATTAATAGCGAAATTGAATAATATTCAGCAATATTACTTCCCCCTTTTACTCAAATATCAGCAGCTAATGAAAAAACTAGCAAGTCTTCATTGACAACCCCTAAGTTTAAGTCCATATATAAGGCATTTGCTAACCCAAAAATATAAACTCCTAATAAGTAAAATAAAAAGCGAACTAAAATTGATCGATAATGACTCTTAAAGAATACTTTCTTTTCATTAATATATAATTGGAAGGCCTTTGTTTTTTCATGAAATTCTTTTAATACTAAGTACTTTTTATAACGAGTTTTAATTTTTTTATTTTTATTATCCATTGTTTTTGCACATCATTCATCCTCGGCCCCCTAATATTTTCTAAATTAATAATATTATTATTCTTATTCCCAATAATTCTTATCAATAATTATCTTATTTATAATAATTTTAACATACATTCAAAAAAGTCAAAAAAGAAAACATTTTTTTTGACAAAAAGACTTTTTTTTTTTTTTTATTCAATTACAATTAAAATAATTATTATTCCCTTGTTGAATAGCTATTAACACCCAGAAAGGAAACTCTATCACCATGAAAAAGTTATTAACTTTTTTAACTTCATTAACAATAGTTCTCCCCTTACCAACAACCTTGGTGTCTTGCCATCTGTTATCTCATTGGTGGGATAAAAAGCCATCTGGTAACCAATACAGTGCATGTTTGCTTTACAAAGATCATCAACCAACAAAAATTGTTGATGATCGTGCAGGGCGGGGTAAATTATGATGACAATTAACAAATCCCCAGGATGGTTTTCATATTCGCCAGCAACAAAAAATTAGTTTATCACGATTAACCACTGAAGATCAACAATTTGTAAATGCTTGTGAAAGTAACATGCTTTACCAAGCTAGTCCGGACAGTATTAATCGTTTTCATCAATTAACAACTACTAGTTTTTATGCCGATATTCCAACCTTAGCAAATGCGATTCATCCATTAAATGCCCCTTATTCATTAGACTTTCAAGGATTAATTGACAATGCGACAAATTTAGCGGGGTTAAAACTAACTAGTCAAGAAAAAGATGAGTTCGCAAACCAAATCTTAACCTTTTTTAATATTATTACTAAGGTATATGGACAAAATGTCATTAATAAATTATTGTATGAATTAATGAGCGGAACTACAATGAGTAATCCCAATGTTGTGGCCGCAACCGGGTTTGCATTATGACAAATGGGGGGAATTCAAGGAATGATGTTAGGTCCCCAAAGCGCTAGTTTAAAACTGGCCCAACAACAATATGACATTGGTTATTGAAGTAACCAGTCAATTGCTGGTACTTTAGTTCATGAAATGGGGCATACCATTTCCCAATATGCGGGTCTGGCACCCCCTTCCCGTTATTATCTTAATAATTTTGATCCAAATATTATTGACCCCCAAACAGTTCGCCACCTCGAAGATATTGTTTATCAAAATCCTAGTGATGGGAATCCAATGCTATTTTATAAATTCCGCCCCGGCGATGCGCTAGTTGAATATCTTGGTGCTAAAGTGGGGATTAGTGATGACTATCCCGTTCAACAAAAATTAGCGGCCTGGTCATTTATTCAATCTGGTTATGGTCGAGGTGGTAACCAAGATGGTGGAAATGAAGAATTATTTGCTGAAGGCTTTAGTCAGTGGTTATTAACTCCTGATTATTTAAAAGGCTTAAATTGAGAAGCATTAAATGAGTTTTATACTAGCCATTTGTTAGATGTTTATCAAATGAATTAAAAAGATCAATTCTAAAGCGAATTGATCTTTTTAACTGTAATCTTTTAAAATACTGGGATGCGTTTGTAAATACTGCTCTTTTTCCCGCCGAGTTAATTGTTTAAAAGCATATTCTTGTTGCATCGCCAATGACTTGGTGGTATATTGTTCAGCATGAATTAACTGCACAGGGCGGCGAGTAGTAATTTTGGTGTATTTTGCTCCCAACCCCGCATTATGTTTAGCAACCCGCGCTTGTAAATCAACAGTATAACCAGCATATAAAGTATTATCAGCACATAATAAAACATAAAAATAAAAATTTTGCGTTGCCATTATTATTGTAATTCTTCAAAGTCAAGAATTTTATTTGCTCAATTAGTGCTGAAGTTAATATCATGGGTAGTAATCAAAACGGTTCCTGGGAAGGCTTCAGTTGCTTCTAGCAAAGCTTCCTTGGCTAAAATATCAATGTGATTAGTTGGTTCATCAAGAATTAATAAACTACAAGGGGTTAACGATAATCCGGCAAGCCGGGTCTTTGTTTGTTCACCCCCTGATAGTTTTGCCATTTTATTATGCATTAGCGTAGTTTTTAAACCAAAGTTTGCCAAAGTTGTTCGAATGATTTTATCATCTAAATCGGGACTAATTTTCTTTAAATATTCAATTGGGGTGAGGTCACTAATTTTTTCAGTTTGTTTAAAATAAGCAACCTGGACATTGGCCCCTAAGATAACTTCGCCCGCTAACGGCGGAATCTGGTGGGCAATTGTATTTAAAAAAGTAGTTTTCCCAATTCCGTTCCGCCCTTTGACAATACATTTTTCACCCTCGCGAATTTCAAAAGTTAAATTTTTAATTAAAGGCAATTGATAACCAATTGTTAAATTAGTTGCTTTAATAATAACAGCGGTGGCTGGACGTTTATATTTAAAATTAAATTTTGGTTTCGTTAATTTTTCTTGTTTCTCTAAGATTTCCATCTTGTCCAATGGCTTTTTGCGTGATTGAGCCATCCGCGCGGTCGATACTCGCGCCGCATTTTTAGCAATAAAAGTTTCTAACTTTTTAATTACCTTTTCTTGCCCTTTGCGTTCTTTTTCATATTGTTCAATTCGTAATTGGCTTTGTTCTTGATACTTAGCAAAGTTACCAACATAACGATTTAAAGTATAGTTTTCAATAGCATAAATAATTTTACAAGTTTTATTAATAAAATCACGATCATGAGATACCAGTAAAAAAGCACTATTATAATTTTGTAAAAACTTTGCTAACCATTCAACTTGGGTTAAGTCTAAAAAGTTAGTTGGTTCATCTAGTAATAAAAAGTCATCTTCTTGTAATAATAATTTTGCTAGCAAAACTTTCCCCCGTTGACCACCCGATAAAGAACCTAGCGGGTGGTTTAATAAGGTGGGGTCAATCCCAAGACCATCAACTAAACTACGAACTTTTTTATTAATTGTTTCAAAATCATTTTTATCTAAGTATTCTTGTAGTTTTAATGCCTTGACTAAATCTGCTTCCTGATAATCATTTGCCATTCCTTCATATAGTTTTGCAATCTTATTTTCAATATTATACAACTCTTGGTAAGTTTCTTTTAAATACTGGTCAACAGTTAAAGTTAAATCAACAGCTTGGTGCTGGTCTAAGTAACCAATTTTTAACCGGGGATGCAGGTTAATAACCCCCTGGTCGGGAGTGATTTTATGGGCAATAATATTTAGTAAGGTTGTTTTACCAGCCCCATTGGGACCAACTAAAGCAATATGCTCACCCTTATTAATTTTTAACTCGGCATTCTTATATAATAATTTTCCCCCATTACTATGGGTTAAATTTTCCAGATGTAAAATACTCATTATTAACTCCTTTGCATATTTTAATAAAATTTCTTAATGGTTTCAGTTAAAGTTGTTTTTCGTTTTTTTGGTAAATTATTTACACCATAAATAAAGGCCTGGCTATCCCCAAATAAATATAATTGA
The sequence above is drawn from the Spiroplasma eriocheiris genome and encodes:
- a CDS encoding APC family permease, translating into MVKQKKETKKFSLADFVWLGFNYTVGIGFIGNFAILSNINQPDSIGIHVIWLFAVEGLIAGICAWAFAKMARVHHSDNNGASYIYVRTSFGKFWGIFIAFMQYISLPFLITIQVMMLIRGTFGADWISTVNPDGSVTVPWYAADWGAFGDLWLDLIGIVIYMSAALVIFGGMKLYKKLASGTGVIKWITAGFLILAGLVLACQNGGDNLSYWSQNSKFSLGGFVKAFNSCFFFFAGFEVFSTAGRNISKPEKNISRGIILIMLISTIFYIVISIIFFAAFNEFVQNMNMGSWNKFSNKVILYGGPIIMILSAFALKMNVAMQNALYGGTSLQPLSKEGFLPDRLRKLNKDGLPVRASLLNLTITALMIFIWLAIPDIVKGASLTHQFGFMCTVEQAMTYKQPFDISSLTEASSAITIFIYGMVVAVTLKLAATKKVKMQVWEWVAFPIIIVILAFAFAWHYYSLISGVVTAKGDEFESHLIGTVIELAFVGSSAGFGTLWYFTYYRHKYLKRMQTRPELQAKLDAEFEVVDDWKYTSKEIRNELRSYLVRNKALHAGTDNPNRQDALHMLEELNIIFERYSELEAAEDSEVHED
- a CDS encoding MMB_0454 family protein is translated as MMDNNTLLLIDKNYRGNLNVSLLVIRKIVSYALRDMTEQFFADQIKCRIYEDNFLHIFVSGKVLQAENLPVLAQELYDAIKKELDYTLKIKPKNININFHH
- the efp gene encoding elongation factor P, producing the protein MINVNDFKPGVTFQYEGNIYVVIEAQHSKSGRGQAHVKTKAKNLRTGATTSITFTGGDKVEKAMIDKVEMQYLYDDGVNLVFMDSQTYDQVEIPSERLTWEKNFFKEGVTASVTKYEGEVLGVILPDKIDLQVIEAEAAVKGDTSSGAMKKAIVETGWELQVPLFIKEGEIISINTSDGKYAGRA
- a CDS encoding SPE_1075/MLC_0560 family membrane protein is translated as MDNKNKKIKTRYKKYLVLKEFHEKTKAFQLYINEKKVFFKSHYRSILVRFLFYLLGVYIFGLANALYMDLNLGVVNEDLLVFSLAADIWVKGGSNIAEYYSISLLIIYTCFWLVVVLFKTIKIFQFKKQKILTLNIIFDEIIKIILDLIPVFLWPLAVKLNIWIINPDWNIKPIDPTNMTGNEAIWNEWVRSWILWASYLAFCLGLGIIVATKMLPGPYNGLSSELSQITRLPYPACRIAVDSMLIVLGVGLLFLGNYPLQDRLNHLYSWISYATILMAFFSGPVSALILTFFNNYIRLELLDIDKKLYQKLRREVLREFKMMNTNNKKQKIKWRILQDEIFAKYNALIKDNFLSENRDAKIIDLPIK
- a CDS encoding GIY-YIG nuclease family protein, which gives rise to MATQNFYFYVLLCADNTLYAGYTVDLQARVAKHNAGLGAKYTKITTRRPVQLIHAEQYTTKSLAMQQEYAFKQLTRREKEQYLQTHPSILKDYS
- a CDS encoding ABC-F family ATP-binding cassette domain-containing protein — translated: MSILHLENLTHSNGGKLLYKNAELKINKGEHIALVGPNGAGKTTLLNIIAHKITPDQGVINLHPRLKIGYLDQHQAVDLTLTVDQYLKETYQELYNIENKIAKLYEGMANDYQEADLVKALKLQEYLDKNDFETINKKVRSLVDGLGIDPTLLNHPLGSLSGGQRGKVLLAKLLLQEDDFLLLDEPTNFLDLTQVEWLAKFLQNYNSAFLLVSHDRDFINKTCKIIYAIENYTLNRYVGNFAKYQEQSQLRIEQYEKERKGQEKVIKKLETFIAKNAARVSTARMAQSRKKPLDKMEILEKQEKLTKPKFNFKYKRPATAVIIKATNLTIGYQLPLIKNLTFEIREGEKCIVKGRNGIGKTTFLNTIAHQIPPLAGEVILGANVQVAYFKQTEKISDLTPIEYLKKISPDLDDKIIRTTLANFGLKTTLMHNKMAKLSGGEQTKTRLAGLSLTPCSLLILDEPTNHIDILAKEALLEATEAFPGTVLITTHDINFSTNWANKILDFEELQ